A stretch of Linepithema humile isolate Giens D197 chromosome 3, Lhum_UNIL_v1.0, whole genome shotgun sequence DNA encodes these proteins:
- the LOC136999041 gene encoding uncharacterized protein, translating to MDEKKKDEFTVEMEVKMLMPLIWDSPAICKIQDLKEAQYEEVLRLIKHHYFKEEPMCKAAFLLQNQESVNAYLNLIRTWIKDTTSLVALSLASGRVIGIAVTRISSDSDKTDTYNRVLVRVLSYKNKCFKLYKFAISLREDFLNVMLMWHYNTIDGVFTSGLSQSLAPKLGFRFVSEIRYSQWVVDNQIVFDDPGNGNYSAAFMRMQIPFQKSISKL from the exons ATGGATGAGAAAAAGAAGGACGAATTTACAGTCGAGATGGAAGTAAAAATGCTTATGCCTCTAATATGGGATTCACCGGCGATATGTAAAATTCAGGATCTCAAGGAAGCGCAGTACGAAGAAGTTCTGCGCCTGATAAAA catcattattttaaagaggaaCCAATGTGCAAGGCGGCTTTCTTGCTACAGAATCAGGAATCTGTCAATGCGTATTTAAATCTTATAAGGACATGGATAAAGGACACCACCAGTTTGGTCGCACTCAGTTTAGCATCAGGGCGTGTCATTGGAATTGCTGTTACGCGAATAAGTAGCGACTCGGATAAAACCGACACGTATAATCGAGTACTAGTACGTGTGTTAtcttataaaaacaaatgtttcaaacTTTACAAGTTTGCTATAAGTTTGCGAGAAGATTTTTTGAATGTAATGTTAATGTGGCATTATAATA CAATCGATGGCGTTTTCACGTCAGGCCTCAGTCAATCATTAGCACCGAAATTAGGATTTCGTTTCGTCTCAGAAATTCGCTACAGTCAATGGGTCGTCGACAACCAAATCGTATTCGATGACCCCGGCAATGGAAATTATTCAGCCGCTTTTATGAGAATGCAAATACCttttcaaaaatcaattagtaaattatag